The genomic stretch GGGCAAAAAGATAGAGATATGGGCAAAGGAGAAGTGGGAAGAATTGGTGAAACAGGCAACGTCTGATCCCGACCAGATTGCAAGTATCGTGTCGGAACTCGGCCTTTGATTGGTGTCACACATATACCCGTTCTTTGTGAAGAAGTAATACAAAACCTGATAAGTGCTGAATATAGCCTGTTTGTCGATGCAACGGTTGGTGGAGGGGGACATGCACACCACATACTGGAGAGATACAAAGACATACGGTTGATAGGCCTCGATGCAGACGAAGAGGCCTTAAGCACGGCTCAGGAGGTGCTGAGAGGTTACGGCGAGAGGGTAGAACTGGTAAGGGGAAATTTTAAAGACCTCAAGGAGATTCTTAATGGGATGGGTGTATTTTCCTTCGACGGTATCCTTTTTGATCTGGGTCTTTCAATGTACCAGTTAATGGGCAAGAGGGGCTTCAGTTTTAACGACGAAACCTTTCCTGATATGCGGATGGATGACAGGGCAGAACTGACTGCCTACGACGTGATAAACACATACAGATACGACGTGTTGAAAAAGATTATCGGCGAATACGGGGAAGAGGAAAAGGCACACCGGATCGCGAGGGCGATCGTCGATGAAAGAAAGAAAAGGCCGATAACAACGTCAAAAGAACTGGGCAACATCATCCTGAAGGCAAAGAAAAGAAGGGGGAAGATCCACCCCGCCACGAAGACCTTTCAGGCCATTCGCATGGAGGTCAACGGGGAACCAAAGAACCTGCGGACAGGAGTGAATGACGCCATCGACATGCTCAACAGGCAGGGAAGGATCGGCGTCATATCGTTCCATTCGCTGGAGGACAGAACAATAAAGGGGATATTCAAAACATCTGCCGTTGTGAGTGCGGTGACGAAAAAACCGATACGGCCCGAAAGAGATGAGATAAGAAACAATCCGAGCTCAAGGAGTGCGAAACTCAGGATAGCAGAAAAAGATTAACCGGGGGGTTTATGGAAAGGGTTTACGTATCCGCGAAAAAAGATATGGCATACAGAAATTCTCAATCTACGCTTTTGATCGTTGTCTGTTTCATTGTCTTCGCTCTGATCTCCTTCTTCATGATATCCGCCCACGGCCAGCTCAAGGAAGAACTCATCGAGATGCTCAGGCGCGAGAGAGAGGTCACCGATATGAACAATAAACTTAAAACGGAACTTGCAGGCATTATGCAGGCAAGGATGCTTGAATTAAAGGCGAAAGAGAGACTTGGGCTGAAGAAACCAAAGGATGAAGAGGTTCTGGTATTGAGATGAACAAAAGGGCTAACAAAAAGGCCTTTTTCATTTGCGTATTGATTGGATTGATGTATGTATCCGTTGCGATGAAACTCCCTGACAGATTCACTATAGGAAGGACTTCGGAAACTCGGGATGCTGCGCCGACCGGCATGAGCGTCTCCATACCAAAACCGGCTCCGGTAAATGTTCCGGCGCCGGCAAAACCATCGAAGACCGAGCCGGTTATTGAGCCGTCTTACTTTGTTGCGATCCCTATCGTCTGTTTCGCGATCAAGGAAGGTCTCATTGAAAAAGAAGGCCTTATCTTCATCAGGAAAGATGCGCAGGACAACGCGTATTGCAAAAAACCCATGGATATCCTGAAGGAAAAGGATGAAGAAGGATTAAAGAGTATGGCAAAGATCATCGGGAAAAAACAGTTGATCTCCTTTTTCAAAAAAGAGGGCGTCGCACTGCGTGAGGAACTGGATCCCCGGGACGTGATCCTCGGGAAGGGCTACGTGATAGAGAAGAATATCATTCTCGCCATGTACAACAGGAATGTCCCTGAAGATTACAACAAGCTTTTTCCCTACACGATACATACAACAGAGATCAGAAGGGAAAATGACCGTTTTGCGTTCAGGCAGGTCCCCGATACTTTAAAGACATACCCCGACAAAGATCAAAATGAGTGGGTTATGCCCAGCCTCATCAATCTTCCCATGAAGACAGCGCTTGAGAAACTGGCAACACGCACATCAAAGATAAAGATATACGGGAGCGGTCTTGTTGCGGAACAACAGCCAAAGGCCTTTGAAAAGATGAAAGGTGAAACGGAGTGCGTTATCCACGGGAGGCCATACAGGTAATGAGACTCAATATCCTGATAGAGAATATGCCTGTCATAAACATAAAAGGCAGCAAAGACCTCGAGATCACGGGGATCACGAAGGATTCACGGGCAGTCGGGGAAGGTTATATGTTCTTTGCCACCAGTAAAAGTGGGACATATATAGACGATGCGTTGAAGAGGGGGGCGAGGGTCATCGTAACCGACAAAGAGCCCGAGCGGCCCTTCGACTGCGTGATCATTGTTGAAGATGTCGCCGCATCCCTCGGCGATGCCGCGTCGACGTTCTACGGTTTCCCTTCAAAACAGATGAATATCGCGGGCATTACAGGGACAAACGGAAAAACAACAACAACATATCTCATTGAGTCCATTCTCGAACATGCCGGTAAAAAGGCAGGCGTCATAGGCACCATTTCATACAGATACGACGGCAAGGCTTTAAAGGCGGAGAACACCACGCCAGGGGCCGCGGAAACCCACAGTCTTTTAAAGGATATGCATCTCGCCGGCGTGACCTTTGTAGTAATGGAGGTTTCCTCCCATGCCCTCGATCAGAAGCGCGTCGAAGGCATCGATTTCGATATTGGCATCTTTACCAACCTCACCCATGACCATCTCGACTATCATGGAGACCTTGAACGCTATAAAGGAGCAAAGAGGCTTCTCTTTGAACATTATCTGCAAAAGAGCTCGAAGGAACAGAAGTTCGCGATCCTGAATATTGACGATCCGAGTACAAGGGATTTCATCATCGCCGCACCGACCAGGACGCTGTCATACAGTACGAAGGGGTATGCCGACGCGCACCTTCTCGGCTACAGAGAGGATATCGACGGACTACAGCTCGATGTCTCCCTCATGGGCAAAAAGGTTGCGCTGACTTCACCGATGATAGGTGTTTTTAATGCCTCCAATATACTTGCTGCCTGCCTGTACGGCCATGTAACCGGCATCCCTTACGCCGACATTGAAAAGGGCATAGAGAAACTGGAGGGCGTCCCGGGGAGACTCGAAAGGATACGGGATCAGAAAGGCCTCTCAGTATTTGTAGACTATGCGCATACACCGGATGCGCTGGGGAATGTGCTTGCCCTCCTCAACCGCCTGAAAAAAGGAAGACTAATCGTTGTCTTCGGCTGCGGCGGCGACAGGGATATCGCGAAGAGATCCATCATGGGCAGCATTGCCGCTCACCTTGCCGATCTTACGATCATAACGTCCGATAATCCGAGGACCGAAGACCCGAAGAATATCATCGAAGACATCAAAAAGGGTTTTAACAACAAACCGTTCAGGGCCATCGAGGACAGGAAAGAGGCGATCCATGAGGCGATCAAGGCAGCGCAGGAGAATGACGTCGTTCTCGTGGCAGGAAAGGGCCACGAAGATTACCAGCTCATAGGCGACAGGATATTGCATTTCAGCGACAGGGAAGTCATCGAGGAGTTTCTCAATGTGGCATCTTGACGA from Syntrophorhabdaceae bacterium encodes the following:
- a CDS encoding UDP-N-acetylmuramoyl-L-alanyl-D-glutamate--2,6-diaminopimelate ligase, with the translated sequence MRLNILIENMPVINIKGSKDLEITGITKDSRAVGEGYMFFATSKSGTYIDDALKRGARVIVTDKEPERPFDCVIIVEDVAASLGDAASTFYGFPSKQMNIAGITGTNGKTTTTYLIESILEHAGKKAGVIGTISYRYDGKALKAENTTPGAAETHSLLKDMHLAGVTFVVMEVSSHALDQKRVEGIDFDIGIFTNLTHDHLDYHGDLERYKGAKRLLFEHYLQKSSKEQKFAILNIDDPSTRDFIIAAPTRTLSYSTKGYADAHLLGYREDIDGLQLDVSLMGKKVALTSPMIGVFNASNILAACLYGHVTGIPYADIEKGIEKLEGVPGRLERIRDQKGLSVFVDYAHTPDALGNVLALLNRLKKGRLIVVFGCGGDRDIAKRSIMGSIAAHLADLTIITSDNPRTEDPKNIIEDIKKGFNNKPFRAIEDRKEAIHEAIKAAQENDVVLVAGKGHEDYQLIGDRILHFSDREVIEEFLNVAS
- the rsmH gene encoding 16S rRNA (cytosine(1402)-N(4))-methyltransferase RsmH; translated protein: MIGVTHIPVLCEEVIQNLISAEYSLFVDATVGGGGHAHHILERYKDIRLIGLDADEEALSTAQEVLRGYGERVELVRGNFKDLKEILNGMGVFSFDGILFDLGLSMYQLMGKRGFSFNDETFPDMRMDDRAELTAYDVINTYRYDVLKKIIGEYGEEEKAHRIARAIVDERKKRPITTSKELGNIILKAKKRRGKIHPATKTFQAIRMEVNGEPKNLRTGVNDAIDMLNRQGRIGVISFHSLEDRTIKGIFKTSAVVSAVTKKPIRPERDEIRNNPSSRSAKLRIAEKD